In the Solanum pennellii chromosome 5, SPENNV200 genome, one interval contains:
- the LOC107019513 gene encoding uncharacterized protein K02A2.6-like: MDVIGPIEPTASNRHRFILVVIDYFTNWVEAASYKSDTKKVVADFVCNNLICRFGVPESIITDNGANLNNLLMREICEQFKITHRNSTVYRPQINGAVEAANKNIKKIMRKMIDNYQVIPAEVEIPSLRIIKEAELSNVE, translated from the exons atggatgtcatcggtccaATAGAGCCAACCGCTTCTAACAGACATAGATTTATTTTGGTTGTCATTGACTACTTCACCAATTGGGTGGAAGCAGCTTCGTACAAGTCGGACaccaagaaagttgtagctgattttgtttgtaacaatctgatatgcaggTTTGGAGTACCAGAGTCCATtattactgataatggtgcaaatctcaacaATCTCTTGATGAGAGAAATATGTGAGCAATTTAAGATTACTCATCGAAACTCAACTGTTTATCGCCCTCAAATAAATGGAGCTGTAGAGGCCgccaataagaacatcaagaagattatgaggaaaatgattgacaattACCAAG TCATACCCGCTGAAGTAGAGATACCGTCTTTGAGAATCATCAAAGAAGCTGAGTTGAGTAATGTTGAATAG